A genomic window from Vagococcus entomophilus includes:
- a CDS encoding YtxH domain-containing protein: MTKKKGGFILGALVGGTAAAVTALLFAPKSGKKLRAELSERTADYTDFAKQKGSDLADIAKDVSDDVLTNLKTQTADLSSQFKKSSEDLKEVAEVAKDEAADASEDIIIEVKDQTAENVQSVKEGTKEAKEVASDIVEKGKDEVEKAKEDLKH, translated from the coding sequence ATGACTAAGAAAAAAGGTGGCTTTATTTTAGGTGCATTAGTTGGAGGGACAGCAGCAGCAGTAACCGCATTGTTATTTGCACCAAAATCAGGGAAAAAATTAAGAGCAGAACTAAGTGAGCGTACAGCTGATTATACTGATTTTGCAAAACAAAAAGGCTCTGACTTAGCTGACATTGCTAAAGATGTATCAGATGATGTTTTAACAAACTTAAAAACACAAACTGCTGATTTATCTAGTCAATTCAAAAAATCATCAGAAGACTTAAAAGAAGTAGCGGAAGTTGCCAAAGATGAGGCAGCAGATGCGAGTGAAGATATTATTATCGAAGTGAAAGACCAAACCGCAGAAAATGTCCAATCTGTTAAAGAAGGGACAAAAGAAGCAAAAGAGGTAGCTTCAGATATAGTAGAAAAAGGTAAAGATGAAGTTGAAAAAGCAAAAGAAGATTTAAAACATTAA
- a CDS encoding DUF948 domain-containing protein, with the protein MSGGEVAAIIAAIAFVVLVAFCVPILIKASKTMDQLSKTIDETNRTINVVTKDVEVLTDQVEGLLVKSNELLADVTKKVETIDPLFDAVADLSVTVSDLNYSSRNMATKVGGIGRNAAKATVASKLAGSALHFMRNKKK; encoded by the coding sequence ATGTCGGGTGGAGAAGTTGCAGCGATTATTGCAGCGATAGCATTTGTTGTTTTGGTAGCTTTTTGTGTTCCAATCCTAATTAAAGCATCGAAAACAATGGATCAACTATCAAAGACGATTGATGAGACAAATCGAACGATTAATGTTGTTACGAAGGATGTAGAGGTTTTGACGGATCAGGTCGAAGGGTTACTAGTCAAAAGTAATGAACTGTTAGCTGATGTAACTAAAAAGGTGGAAACAATTGATCCATTATTTGATGCTGTTGCAGATCTTAGTGTGACAGTTTCGGATTTAAATTATTCTAGTCGTAATATGGCGACAAAAGTTGGTGGAATTGGACGCAATGCTGCTAAGGCTACAGTTGCTTCTAAGTTAGCAGGATCAGCACTTCATTTTATGAGAAATAAAAAAAAATAG